The Desulfonispora thiosulfatigenes DSM 11270 genome window below encodes:
- the asrC gene encoding sulfite reductase subunit C: protein MDINTKKLMKNAFRVTKNRGITAIRIRVPGGYLEAKYLNILQEVADKYGNGSLHLTTRQGFEIPGIDMKYIPEVNKLIQPIIEGLEINQEAIDGGYPAAGTRNVTACIGNKVCPFGNYDTTAFAKKIEKAIFPNDLHVKVALTGCPNDCMKVRMHDFGIIGMTEPQYDPNRCVGCQACVTNCEKRSVGALKFENFKVVRDHDKCIGCGECITKCPNGAWTRSKEKYYKLVIMGRTGKKDPRLAMDFIKWVDEDSIIKIIVNTYDYVREYIDKDAPGGKEHVGYIVDRTGLKVFKDYVLKDVKLGEKAVLSDKN, encoded by the coding sequence ATGGATATAAATACAAAAAAACTAATGAAAAACGCATTTCGTGTTACTAAAAATAGAGGCATTACAGCTATTAGAATAAGAGTTCCGGGTGGATATTTAGAGGCAAAGTATTTAAATATATTACAAGAAGTAGCAGATAAATATGGGAATGGAAGTCTACATTTAACCACTAGACAAGGCTTTGAAATACCCGGAATAGACATGAAATATATTCCCGAAGTAAATAAACTAATTCAACCCATAATTGAAGGTTTAGAGATAAATCAAGAAGCTATAGATGGTGGGTATCCAGCTGCAGGTACAAGAAATGTGACTGCTTGTATAGGTAACAAGGTCTGTCCTTTTGGTAATTATGATACGACTGCATTTGCCAAGAAAATTGAAAAAGCCATTTTCCCTAATGACCTACATGTTAAAGTGGCCTTAACAGGTTGTCCAAACGATTGTATGAAAGTAAGAATGCACGATTTTGGTATTATCGGTATGACTGAACCCCAATATGATCCAAATCGCTGTGTGGGCTGTCAAGCTTGCGTGACTAATTGTGAAAAAAGATCAGTAGGGGCACTTAAGTTTGAAAACTTTAAAGTTGTACGTGACCATGATAAATGTATTGGTTGTGGTGAATGTATTACAAAATGTCCGAACGGTGCTTGGACAAGAAGTAAAGAGAAATATTATAAATTAGTAATCATGGGTAGAACAGGTAAAAAGGATCCAAGATTAGCAATGGATTTCATTAAATGGGTAGATGAAGATAGTATAATTAAAATAATTGTTAACACCTATGATTATGTACGTGAATATATTGATAAAGATGCTCCTGGTGGAAAGGAACATGTGGGCTACATCGTTGATCGGACAGGACTAAAAGTATTTAAAGATTATGTTTTAAAAGATGTAAAATTAGGTGAAAAAGCTGTACTAAGTGATAAGAATTAA
- a CDS encoding shikimate kinase yields MEKESKNIVLIGMPGCGKTSIGKNLAEQLKMNFIDVDEYIEQKMQISIPEIFKQGEEHFRKIETRCIEELSKLSSTIISTGGGVVKSPLNIEFLKENGIIIFINRPLENIVNDIDIGVRPLLADGKEKIFKLYQDRIGLYNKYKDYEIINDSSLENVMEKMSEISQKIS; encoded by the coding sequence ATGGAGAAAGAAAGCAAAAATATTGTGTTAATTGGTATGCCAGGATGTGGAAAAACAAGTATAGGAAAAAACTTAGCAGAACAGTTAAAGATGAATTTCATAGATGTAGATGAATATATTGAACAAAAAATGCAAATAAGTATTCCAGAAATATTTAAACAAGGTGAAGAACATTTTAGAAAAATTGAAACTAGGTGTATAGAAGAACTAAGCAAATTATCATCTACTATTATTTCTACAGGTGGCGGAGTAGTTAAATCACCTTTAAATATCGAGTTTTTAAAGGAAAATGGAATAATTATTTTTATTAATAGACCGTTAGAAAATATTGTAAATGATATTGATATTGGTGTTCGTCCTCTTTTAGCAGATGGTAAAGAAAAAATATTTAAGCTCTATCAAGATAGAATCGGGCTTTATAATAAATATAAGGATTATGAAATAATTAATGATAGTTCTCTAGAAAATGTGATGGAAAAAATGAGTGAAATTTCTCAAAAAATTTCTTGA
- the trpE gene encoding anthranilate synthase component I, whose translation MFPETKEDFLTLTKKANLIPIYKEYSSALETPLAVFLKLKSNKHAFLLESVERGVQMGRFSFVGFEPRAIFKAKDKEISIEEQGEITNYTCLDPLKEIEGIFQKYIALSVPELPMFSGGAVGYFGYDMIRNWEDIPKGNIKDTDYPDCLLMFTDQLIIFDHVKQTMKIVINVHVGNNPEEQYLEALQKIEIIKAKLDRPIPKDKLQKNKQKEELDFQENTTPEEFKEKVKKAKKYIESGDIFQVVISRKIDFELKTDPLLIYQSLRSLNPSPYMFYLDFADIKLVGSSPEIMVKVENNRAELRPIAGTRPRGKTAEEDSVLIEDLLADEKEKAEHLMLVDLGRNDLGRVSQYGTVKVEEFMKVEKYSHVSHLVSKVTGKLKEGSNCFDVLRASFPAGTVSGAPKIRAMQIIDELEGEARGPYAGAVGSLGYNGNLDTCITIRTLMINKNRATIQAGAGIVADSNPVNEYLETCNKKGAILKAIEIATKGEED comes from the coding sequence ATGTTTCCAGAGACTAAGGAAGATTTTTTAACGCTTACTAAGAAAGCTAATTTAATTCCTATTTATAAGGAATATTCATCTGCACTTGAAACGCCCTTAGCTGTTTTTTTAAAGCTAAAAAGTAATAAACATGCGTTTTTATTAGAAAGCGTAGAAAGAGGAGTCCAAATGGGGAGGTTTTCTTTTGTTGGATTTGAGCCTAGGGCAATATTTAAGGCTAAAGATAAAGAAATAAGTATAGAGGAACAAGGAGAAATCACCAATTACACTTGCCTTGACCCTTTAAAAGAAATAGAGGGAATTTTCCAAAAGTATATTGCTTTATCTGTACCAGAACTACCTATGTTTTCAGGGGGAGCGGTAGGTTACTTTGGTTATGACATGATTAGAAACTGGGAGGATATACCTAAGGGTAATATTAAGGATACTGATTATCCTGATTGTTTATTAATGTTTACCGATCAGCTAATTATCTTTGATCATGTAAAACAAACGATGAAAATTGTAATCAATGTCCATGTGGGGAATAATCCTGAGGAGCAATATCTAGAGGCTCTACAAAAGATAGAAATAATTAAGGCAAAATTAGATAGACCTATTCCTAAAGATAAATTACAGAAAAATAAACAAAAGGAAGAGTTAGATTTTCAGGAAAATACTACCCCAGAGGAATTTAAGGAAAAGGTAAAAAAGGCCAAGAAATATATTGAAAGCGGTGATATTTTTCAAGTTGTAATATCTCGCAAGATAGATTTTGAATTAAAGACAGATCCATTATTAATCTATCAAAGTTTAAGATCCTTAAATCCTTCTCCTTATATGTTTTACTTAGACTTTGCTGATATTAAGCTAGTTGGTTCATCCCCAGAAATAATGGTCAAAGTAGAAAATAATAGGGCTGAACTAAGACCGATTGCGGGAACTAGACCAAGAGGAAAAACTGCAGAAGAAGATAGTGTTCTTATAGAAGATTTATTAGCTGATGAAAAGGAAAAGGCAGAACATTTAATGCTTGTTGATTTAGGTCGAAATGATTTAGGAAGAGTTAGCCAGTATGGAACTGTAAAGGTAGAAGAATTTATGAAGGTAGAAAAATATTCGCATGTTTCTCATTTAGTATCTAAAGTTACAGGAAAGTTAAAAGAGGGTTCAAATTGTTTTGATGTACTAAGAGCAAGCTTTCCTGCTGGGACGGTTTCAGGTGCACCTAAAATAAGAGCTATGCAAATTATTGATGAATTAGAAGGGGAGGCAAGAGGACCATACGCAGGAGCGGTAGGTTCTCTAGGTTATAACGGTAATCTGGATACTTGTATTACTATTCGGACTTTAATGATTAATAAAAATAGAGCAACTATTCAGGCAGGAGCAGGAATTGTTGCTGATTCTAACCCAGTAAATGAATATCTAGAAACGTGTAACAAAAAGGGGGCAATTTTAAAAGCAATAGAAATTGCTACGAAGGGGGAAGAAGATTGA
- a CDS encoding anthranilate synthase component II → MILVIDNYDSFVYNLVQYLGSLGEEIKVVRNNKITLSEIEKLNPLKIVISPGPGKPENAGISKDVVSYFSGKIPILGVCLGHQCIGEVFGANISQAKSIVHGKTSIITHSEGGIFRGIPPGILVTRYHSLVILKESIPKSLSITAVSEDGEIMAIKHKDYPTYGVQFHPESIASQYGKEILENFLKI, encoded by the coding sequence TTGATTTTAGTAATCGACAATTATGATTCGTTTGTATATAACTTAGTTCAATATTTAGGATCCTTAGGAGAAGAAATTAAGGTAGTGCGTAATAATAAAATTACACTTAGCGAGATAGAGAAACTTAATCCTCTGAAAATCGTGATTTCACCAGGACCTGGTAAACCAGAAAATGCAGGAATTAGTAAAGATGTAGTTAGTTATTTTTCGGGAAAGATTCCTATTTTAGGGGTATGTTTAGGTCATCAATGTATTGGCGAAGTATTTGGAGCAAATATTTCTCAAGCAAAAAGTATTGTTCATGGAAAAACATCTATTATTACACATAGTGAAGGGGGAATCTTTAGGGGTATCCCACCAGGGATATTAGTAACGCGGTATCATTCTTTAGTTATTTTAAAAGAAAGCATACCGAAAAGTTTAAGCATAACTGCTGTTAGTGAGGATGGAGAAATAATGGCAATCAAGCACAAGGATTACCCTACGTATGGAGTACAGTTTCACCCTGAATCCATTGCAAGTCAGTATGGAAAAGAAATATTAGAAAACTTTCTCAAAATATAA
- the trpD gene encoding anthranilate phosphoribosyltransferase, translating into MKEAISRVVRGENLSIETATSVMKTIMEGNATPAQIGSFLTALRIKGETPEEIIGFARVMREKAISIKSTHPFLIDSVGTGGDGSGTFNISTTVSFVVAGAGLAVAKHGNRSVSSRCGSADVLEALGVKIDLNKEEVERVLNSTGLGFIYAPNFHKAMKHAINPRKEIGIRSIFNLLGPLTNPAQIKYMLLGVYDPNLTEIIAEVLRELGIEGAYVVHGDSGLDEISITGPSKITQLSEGKIINYEITPEQFGFARRSLEEIKGGNAALNARITQKVLRGDKGAFRDIVVLNSAALFCTSKLTKDLSEGVQLAKEIIDSGLAQKKLNELIEVSNKVGGERL; encoded by the coding sequence ATGAAAGAGGCAATTAGTAGAGTAGTTAGAGGAGAAAATTTATCTATAGAAACGGCAACGAGTGTTATGAAAACAATTATGGAGGGTAATGCTACCCCTGCACAAATTGGAAGCTTTTTAACAGCATTAAGAATAAAAGGAGAAACACCAGAAGAAATAATTGGCTTTGCAAGAGTAATGAGAGAAAAAGCAATTTCTATTAAATCAACTCATCCTTTTTTAATCGATAGTGTGGGTACTGGAGGAGATGGAAGTGGAACTTTTAATATATCCACTACGGTATCTTTTGTAGTAGCAGGAGCAGGTCTAGCTGTAGCAAAACACGGAAATAGGTCAGTCTCTAGTAGATGTGGGAGTGCAGATGTATTAGAAGCTTTAGGAGTAAAGATTGATTTAAATAAAGAAGAAGTGGAAAGGGTTTTAAATAGCACAGGCTTAGGATTTATTTATGCTCCTAATTTTCATAAAGCTATGAAACATGCAATAAATCCCCGTAAAGAAATAGGGATAAGAAGCATTTTTAACCTTTTAGGACCTTTAACTAACCCTGCCCAGATTAAATATATGCTTTTAGGTGTATATGATCCTAATTTAACGGAAATTATTGCAGAGGTTTTAAGGGAACTAGGAATAGAAGGTGCGTACGTAGTTCATGGAGATAGTGGATTAGATGAAATATCAATAACAGGTCCTAGTAAAATTACACAGTTAAGTGAAGGAAAAATTATAAACTATGAAATTACACCTGAACAATTTGGTTTTGCACGGAGAAGTCTTGAAGAAATAAAAGGAGGTAATGCCGCTCTAAATGCGAGAATTACCCAAAAGGTTCTAAGAGGAGACAAGGGAGCTTTTAGAGATATTGTAGTCTTAAATAGTGCGGCTCTTTTTTGTACATCAAAATTAACCAAGGATTTATCAGAAGGGGTTCAGTTAGCTAAGGAAATTATTGATTCTGGTCTAGCCCAAAAAAAACTTAATGAATTAATAGAGGTTAGCAACAAAGTGGGAGGCGAGAGGTTATGA
- the trpC gene encoding indole-3-glycerol phosphate synthase TrpC, whose product MILEKIVDFKKEEIKQKKKVKGTFKDALNKPGISLIAEVKKASPSKGVLRENFNPVQIAKDYENGGARAISVLTDAKFFGGCSEDLTLVKANVNLPVLRKDFIIDPIQIYEALSLGADAILLIVAILTEKKLKEYMQIAADLGLDVLVEVHSREELAKALAVGAKIIGVNNRDLRSFQTDIKVTLNLAEFVPSDCILVSESGISSKDDLKRLQEVGVDAVLVGESLVKEKDIQAKIKDLLS is encoded by the coding sequence ATGATCTTAGAAAAAATTGTGGATTTTAAAAAAGAAGAAATAAAGCAAAAAAAGAAAGTAAAAGGTACTTTTAAAGATGCCTTAAATAAACCTGGAATTAGTTTAATTGCAGAAGTTAAAAAGGCCTCTCCTTCTAAAGGTGTTTTAAGGGAAAACTTTAATCCGGTCCAAATCGCTAAAGATTATGAAAATGGGGGAGCAAGGGCAATTTCAGTTCTGACTGATGCTAAGTTTTTTGGGGGATGTAGTGAAGATTTAACACTAGTTAAAGCAAATGTAAATTTACCAGTCTTACGCAAGGATTTCATTATTGATCCTATACAAATTTACGAAGCCCTATCTTTAGGTGCAGATGCTATTCTTTTAATTGTGGCAATCTTAACTGAAAAGAAGTTAAAAGAGTATATGCAAATAGCAGCGGACTTAGGTTTAGATGTTTTAGTAGAAGTACACAGTAGAGAAGAATTAGCAAAAGCTCTTGCTGTAGGAGCAAAAATTATAGGCGTTAATAATCGAGACTTAAGGAGCTTTCAGACAGATATCAAAGTCACCTTAAATTTAGCCGAGTTTGTACCTAGTGATTGTATCTTAGTAAGTGAAAGTGGAATTTCTAGTAAAGATGATTTAAAAAGATTACAAGAAGTAGGTGTAG